The following are encoded together in the Zingiber officinale cultivar Zhangliang chromosome 8A, Zo_v1.1, whole genome shotgun sequence genome:
- the LOC122008978 gene encoding uncharacterized protein LOC122008978 yields MFSAETERRPRAAEPALLPEPLGQAAQGNTFRNFSLPITKTWGNKRVLRCVSVGEGAAGGVDGAGGRRSSRDLEAGSSDRSVVEEVREKLLAHLREAADRINLIVHRAPLPPPSKGDDHVRETVPAEDPETEPSSSAAAWPWKLRTRRRGARVQAAFERQESASPPVAGEKRSGRLLTSEIMERSERPNFSVTLSREEIDEDIYAVTGHRARRRPRKRPRLIQKQLDMLFPGSWLSEVTVDSYKVPE; encoded by the exons ATGTTTTCCGCTGAGACGGAACGCCGGCCTCGGGCTGCAGAGCCGGCGCTTCTGCCGGAGCCTCTTGGGCAGGCGGCGCAGGGCAATACGTTCCGCAACTTCTCGCTCCCGATCACGAAGACGTGGGGGAACAAGCGAGTGCTACGCTGCGTGAGCGTGGGCGAGGGAGCCGCCGGCGGCGTCGATGGCGCGGGCGGACGACGATCGTCGCGTGATCTGGAGGCAGGAAGCAGCGACAGAAGTGTGGTGGAGGAAGTGAGGGAGAAACTCTTGGCTCACCTCCGGGAGGCGGCGGATCGAATCAATCTGATAGTTCATCGAGCGCCGCTGCCGCCGCCTTCCAAAGGCGATGACCACGTCAGGGAAACCGTGCCGGCGGAAGATCCCGAAACGGAGCCGTCGTCATCCGCCGCGGCATGGCCGTGGAAACTGCGGACGAGGCGAAGGGGGGCTAGGGTTCAGGCGGCGTTCGAGCGGCAAGAGAGTGCGTCGCCGCCCGTCGCAGGCGAGAAAAGATCGGGGCGGCTGCTGACGTCAGAAATAATGGAGCGGAGCGAACGCCCTAATTTCTCCGTTACTCTTTCCAGGGAGGAGATCGACGAGGACATCTACGCCGTCACCGGTCACAGGGCACGCCGCCGGCCTCGAAAGCGGCCCCGTCTCATCCAGAAGCAACTCGAT ATGTTGTTTCCTGGTTCATGGCTTTCGGAGGTCACGGTCGACTCCTACAAGGTTCCCGAATAG
- the LOC122008976 gene encoding monoacylglycerol lipase-like, with product MLKYKLSTNPTISPSQVRSRSHSSGRLSINHRNNAISFGTQKRRSVRGRSRSFSHSESVEIARVGARKDGSRAEDEDERPSMPAKERFAVPSLSLAPTRGAGGGLAALLTFFAFKGGLLILDAFRLLFLLPFRLTEHVPADGERRREPSGIDLSGKKSTALTRTFLLLGAGCRFLVVVTLVAVRGTVMLLKGLQGAVQAKAEEVIVQPRKKDLEMVTARKALAIKMAEEAAAEVEMASSVREFAVIQTARGDELFTQCWTPLFPQSRGLVVILHGLNEHSGRYNHFAKRLNDSAFKVYGVDWIGHGGSDGLHGYVHSLDHAVDDLKIFLEKVISQNQGLPCFVFGHSTGAAIALKASLDPKIKVLIQGLILTSPAIHVRPSHPLIPVIAPILSLLLPEYQFRAAYKSDSPVSRDPVSLRDKYTDPLVFTGPIRVRTGYEILRISSFLYKNLRRVSVPFLALIGSADTLTIPEATERLYEEASSSDKTLKIYKDLSHDLLFEPERDDVIQDIIDWLSLRINTED from the exons ATGCTGAAATATAAACTCTCAACAAACCCAACCATCTCTCCCTCTCAAGTGCGCTCCCGATCCCATTCGAGCGGAAGGTTGTCGATTAATCACCGCAACAATGCGATCTCGTTTGGAACGCAGAAGCGAAGATCTGTCCGAGGAAGATCGCGATCTTTTTCTCACTCTGAATCGGTGGAAATAGCTCGCGTCGGAGCTCGGAAAGACGGATCCCGGGCGGAGGACGAGGATGAGAGGCCCTCGATGCCGGCGAAGGAGCGATTCGCGGTGCCCTCGCTTTCGCTGGCGCCGACGCGGGGTGCGGGAGGCGGCCTCGCCGCCCTTCTCACGTTCTTCGCGTTCAAGGGTGGTCTCCTGATCCTCGACGCGTTtcgtcttctttttcttctccccttccGCCTGACGGAGCACGTTCCGGCAGATGGGGAGCGGAGGAGGGAGCCCTCGGGGATTGATCTCTCCGGGAAGAAAAGCACGGCGCTGACTCGAACGTTTCTCCTGCTTGGTGCGGGATGTCGCTTCTTAGTAGTCGTAACCCTGGTCGCGGTACGAGGCACCGTGATGCTCCTCAAAGGACTGCAAGGCGCGGTTCAGGCGAAGGCAGAGGAAGTGATTGTGCAACCAAGGAAAAAGGACTTGGAGATGGTGACAGCGAGGAAGGCCCTAGCTATCAAGATGGCAGAGGAGGCGGCCGCAGAGGTTGAGATGGCGAGTAGCGTGAGGGAGTTTGCGGTGATTCAGACAGCAAGAGGGGATGAGTTGTTCACACAATGTTGGACGCCTCTCTTCCCTCAATCCCG GGGGCTAGTTGTTATTTTACATGGTTTGAATGAGCATAG TGGAAGATATAACCATTTCGCAAAGCGTCTAAATGACAGTGCATTCAAAGTTTATGGTGTGGATTGGATTG GTCATGGTGGAAGTGATGGTTTGCATGGGTATGTCCATTCCCTTGATCACGCCGTTGATGATCTA AAAATTTTTCTGGAGAAGGTAATTAGCCAGAATCAGGGACTTCCATGCTTTGTCTTCGGTCATTCCACGGGTGCAGCCATAGCTCTCAAG GCTTCATTGGACCCGAAGATAAAGGTTCTTATACAAGGTCTCATATTAACATCTCCGGCTATTCATGTTCGACCATCTCATCCACTGATCCCA GTTATTGCACCAATTTTATCCCTCTTACTTCCTGAATACCAATTCAGAGCAGCATACAAGAGTGACTCACCCGTCTCGCGTGATCCTGTGTCTTTAAGGGACAAATACACCGATCCACTTGTCTTTACTGGGCCTATCAGAGTCAGAACGGGTTACGAGATATTGAGGATATCGTCATTCTTGTATAAGAACCTGCGGAGAGTTTCAGTGCCCTTCCTGGCCCTTATTGGATCAGCAGATACTCTAACCATCCCAGAAGCCACAGAAAGGCTCTACGAAGAAGCGTCGTCCTCCGATAAAACACTCAAAATATACAAGGACTTATCACATGATCTTCTTTTTGAACCCGAAAGAGATGACGTTATTCAAGATATTATTGACTGGTTGAGCTTGAGAATTAACACAGAAGACTGA